In the Carboxydothermus hydrogenoformans Z-2901 genome, one interval contains:
- a CDS encoding peptidoglycan-binding domain-containing protein, translating into MKIGKKIMTAIIMTIFVISLPEIVLAHPMQDNWYNNDYVGYGYVTSGGYVLAIQRMLKDTPYGYSSVDGYYGSLTQKGIEDFQRSEKIQVDGIVGKVTWGEFQDYRFYLGTNGGSGQFYAFIYSFSDQYPAKYFRDACSGWYIDCSLTNQNDYWHVDHDFEKLTVICL; encoded by the coding sequence ATGAAAATAGGAAAGAAAATTATGACAGCTATAATAATGACTATTTTCGTAATTTCTCTACCTGAAATAGTTTTAGCACATCCAATGCAAGACAATTGGTATAATAATGACTATGTAGGTTACGGATATGTAACTTCTGGTGGGTATGTTCTTGCAATCCAACGGATGTTAAAAGATACACCATATGGATATAGTAGTGTTGATGGATATTATGGTTCTTTAACCCAAAAAGGTATAGAAGATTTTCAACGTAGTGAAAAAATTCAAGTTGATGGAATTGTTGGAAAAGTTACGTGGGGAGAATTTCAAGACTATAGATTTTATCTTGGAACCAATGGTGGTTCAGGACAATTCTATGCCTTTATTTATAGTTTTTCTGATCAGTATCCTGCAAAGTACTTTAGGGATGCTTGTTCAGGGTGGTACATTGATTGTAGTTTAACAAATCAAAATGATTACTGGCATGTAGATCATGACTTTGAAAAATTAACGGTTATTTGTTTATAA